In the genome of Streptomyces collinus, one region contains:
- the rplF gene encoding 50S ribosomal protein L6 — protein sequence MSRIGKLPIPVPAGVDVTIDGRTVAVKGPKGELTHTVIAPIDIAKAEDGTLQVLRPNDERQSKALHGLSRTLVANMITGVTQGYVKKLEISGVGYRVLAKGSNLEFSLGYSHPILVEAPEGITFKVESPTRFSVEGIDKQKVGEVAANIRKLRKPDPYKAKGVKYEGEVIRRKVGKAGK from the coding sequence ATGTCGCGTATCGGCAAGCTCCCCATCCCGGTTCCCGCCGGCGTGGACGTCACCATCGACGGCCGTACGGTCGCGGTCAAGGGCCCCAAGGGCGAACTGACCCACACCGTCATCGCGCCGATCGACATCGCGAAGGCCGAGGACGGCACCCTTCAGGTGCTGCGGCCGAACGACGAGCGGCAGAGCAAGGCCCTGCACGGCCTGTCCCGCACGCTGGTGGCGAACATGATCACCGGTGTGACCCAGGGATACGTCAAGAAGCTCGAAATCAGCGGTGTCGGCTACCGTGTCCTGGCCAAGGGCTCCAACCTGGAGTTCTCCCTGGGCTACAGCCACCCGATCCTGGTCGAGGCCCCCGAGGGCATCACCTTCAAGGTGGAGTCCCCGACCCGTTTCTCGGTCGAGGGCATCGACAAGCAGAAGGTCGGCGAGGTTGCGGCCAACATCCGCAAGCTGCGCAAGCCCGACCCGTACAAGGCCAAGGGTGTCAAGTACGAGGGCGAAGTCATCCGCCGCAAGGTCGGAAAGGCGGGTAAGTAA
- the rplR gene encoding 50S ribosomal protein L18, protein MAYGQKILKGDAYKRAAIKRRHIRIRKHINGTAERPRLVVTRSNRHIVAQVIDDIKGHTLASASTLDTSIRGGEGDKSAQAKQVGALVAERAKAAGVEAVVFDRGGNQYAGRIAALADAAREAGLKF, encoded by the coding sequence ATGGCATACGGGCAGAAGATCCTTAAGGGCGACGCCTACAAGCGCGCCGCGATCAAGCGCCGCCACATTCGTATCCGTAAGCACATCAACGGTACGGCGGAGCGTCCGCGTCTGGTCGTTACCCGCTCGAACCGCCACATCGTGGCCCAGGTGATCGACGACATCAAGGGTCACACCCTTGCGTCGGCGTCCACCCTGGACACCTCGATCCGCGGTGGCGAGGGCGACAAGTCCGCGCAGGCCAAGCAGGTCGGCGCCCTGGTCGCCGAGCGCGCCAAGGCCGCCGGTGTCGAGGCCGTCGTGTTCGACCGTGGTGGTAACCAGTACGCGGGGCGCATCGCCGCCCTGGCGGACGCCGCCCGCGAGGCCGGACTCAAGTTCTGA
- the rpsE gene encoding 30S ribosomal protein S5, whose product MAGPQRRGGGAGGGERRDRKGRDGGAAAAEKTAYVERVVAINRVAKVVKGGRRFSFTALVVVGDGDGTVGVGYGKAKEVPAAIAKGVEEAKKHFFKVPRIQGTIPHPIQGEKAAGVVLLKPASPGTGVIAGGPVRAVLECAGIHDVLSKSLGSDNAINIVHATVEALKGLQRPEEIAARRGLPLEDVAPAALLRARAGAGA is encoded by the coding sequence ATGGCTGGACCCCAGCGCCGCGGTGGCGGTGCCGGTGGCGGCGAGCGGCGGGACCGGAAGGGCCGTGACGGCGGCGCTGCTGCCGCCGAGAAGACCGCGTACGTTGAGCGCGTTGTCGCGATCAACCGCGTCGCCAAGGTTGTGAAGGGTGGTCGTCGCTTCAGCTTCACCGCGCTGGTCGTGGTGGGCGACGGTGACGGCACCGTGGGTGTCGGATACGGCAAGGCCAAGGAGGTGCCGGCCGCCATCGCCAAGGGCGTTGAGGAGGCCAAGAAGCACTTCTTCAAGGTCCCCCGCATCCAGGGCACCATCCCGCACCCCATCCAGGGTGAGAAGGCTGCCGGCGTCGTGCTCCTGAAGCCCGCGTCGCCCGGTACCGGTGTTATCGCCGGTGGTCCGGTGCGTGCCGTGCTCGAGTGCGCCGGTATCCACGACGTGCTGTCGAAGTCGCTCGGCTCCGACAACGCGATCAACATCGTGCACGCGACCGTGGAGGCCCTGAAGGGTCTGCAGCGTCCCGAGGAGATCGCGGCCCGCCGTGGTCTGCCGCTCGAGGACGTCGCCCCCGCGGCTCTTCTCCGTGCGCGTGCCGGGGCGGGTGCGTAA
- the rpmD gene encoding 50S ribosomal protein L30 → MAQLKITQVKSYIGSKQNHRDTLRSLGLKGINTQVVKEDRPEFRGMVHTVRHLVTVEEVD, encoded by the coding sequence ATGGCGCAGCTCAAGATTACGCAGGTCAAGTCCTACATCGGCAGCAAGCAGAACCACCGTGACACCCTGCGTTCCCTTGGTCTCAAGGGCATCAACACGCAGGTCGTCAAGGAGGATCGTCCCGAGTTCCGCGGCATGGTGCACACCGTCCGCCACCTCGTGACGGTCGAGGAGGTCGACTGA
- the rplO gene encoding 50S ribosomal protein L15, with the protein MAEQNPLKIHNLRPAPGAKTAKTRVGRGEASKGKTAGRGTKGTKARYQVPERFEGGQMPLHMRLPKLKGFKNPFKTEFQVVNLDKLAALYPEGGEVTVEGLVAKGAVRKNSLVKVLGQGEISVALQVTVDAVSGSAKEKITAAGGSVTELV; encoded by the coding sequence ATGGCGGAGCAGAACCCGCTCAAGATCCACAACCTCCGTCCCGCCCCGGGCGCCAAGACCGCCAAGACCCGTGTCGGTCGTGGTGAGGCGTCGAAGGGTAAGACGGCCGGTCGTGGTACCAAGGGCACGAAGGCCCGTTACCAGGTTCCGGAGCGCTTCGAGGGTGGCCAGATGCCCCTCCACATGCGTCTCCCGAAGCTGAAGGGCTTCAAGAACCCGTTCAAGACCGAGTTCCAGGTCGTGAACCTCGACAAGCTGGCCGCGCTCTACCCCGAGGGTGGCGAGGTCACCGTCGAGGGTCTGGTGGCCAAGGGGGCCGTTCGCAAGAACAGCCTCGTCAAGGTCCTCGGCCAGGGCGAGATCTCCGTGGCGCTGCAGGTGACGGTCGACGCCGTCTCCGGCTCCGCCAAGGAGAAGATCACCGCCGCCGGCGGTTCCGTCACCGAGCTCGTCTGA
- the secY gene encoding preprotein translocase subunit SecY: MLTAFARAFKTPDLRKKLLFTLGIIVVYRVGTHIPIPGVDYRNVQTCIDNAEANQGIFGLVNMFSGGALLQITIFALGIMPYITASIILQLLTVVIPRLEALKKEGQAGTAKITQYTRYLTIALAILQGTGLVATARSGALFQGCPVASQIVPDQSIFVTITMVITMTAGTAAVMWLGELITDRGIGNGMSILMFISIAATFPSALWAIKQEGSLAGGWIEFGTVILVGFAMVGLVVFVEQAQRRIPVQYAKRMIGRRSYGGTSTYIPLKVNQAGVIPVIFASSLLYIPALIAQFAGGTSGWKTWIEQHFVKGDHPYYIITYFLLIVFFAFFYVAISFNPEEVADNMKKYGGFIPGIRAGRPTAEYLSYVLNRITWPGSLYLGLIALVPTMALAGFGANQNFPFGGTSILIIVGVGLETVKQIESQLQQRNYEGFLR, encoded by the coding sequence GTGCTCACCGCGTTCGCCCGGGCGTTCAAGACGCCCGACCTGCGCAAGAAGCTGCTCTTCACGCTCGGCATCATCGTGGTCTACCGGGTCGGTACACACATCCCGATCCCAGGCGTCGACTACCGGAACGTCCAGACCTGTATCGATAACGCCGAGGCCAACCAGGGCATCTTCGGCCTGGTCAACATGTTCAGCGGCGGCGCGCTGCTGCAGATCACGATCTTCGCGCTGGGCATCATGCCGTACATCACGGCGAGCATCATTCTGCAGCTGCTGACCGTGGTGATCCCGCGCCTGGAAGCCCTGAAGAAGGAGGGCCAGGCCGGTACGGCGAAGATCACGCAGTACACCCGTTACCTGACGATCGCCCTCGCCATCCTTCAGGGCACCGGCCTCGTCGCCACCGCCCGCAGCGGCGCTCTGTTCCAGGGCTGCCCGGTGGCCAGCCAGATCGTCCCCGACCAGTCGATCTTCGTCACCATCACCATGGTCATCACCATGACCGCCGGTACGGCGGCCGTGATGTGGCTCGGCGAGCTCATCACCGACCGCGGCATCGGCAACGGCATGTCGATCCTGATGTTCATCTCGATCGCCGCCACCTTCCCGTCCGCGCTGTGGGCCATCAAGCAGGAGGGCTCCCTGGCCGGCGGCTGGATCGAGTTCGGCACGGTCATCCTGGTCGGCTTCGCCATGGTCGGCCTGGTGGTCTTCGTCGAGCAGGCCCAGCGCCGCATCCCGGTCCAGTACGCCAAGCGCATGATCGGCCGTCGTTCCTACGGCGGTACGTCCACCTACATCCCGCTCAAGGTGAACCAGGCGGGTGTGATCCCCGTCATCTTCGCCTCGTCGCTGCTCTACATCCCGGCGCTGATCGCTCAGTTCGCGGGAGGCACGTCGGGCTGGAAGACCTGGATCGAGCAACACTTCGTCAAGGGCGACCACCCGTACTACATCATTACGTACTTCCTGCTGATCGTCTTCTTCGCGTTCTTCTATGTGGCGATCTCCTTCAACCCCGAGGAAGTCGCCGACAACATGAAGAAGTATGGTGGCTTCATCCCGGGCATCCGGGCTGGCCGACCGACCGCTGAGTACCTGAGCTACGTACTCAACCGGATCACCTGGCCGGGTTCGCTGTACTTGGGACTGATCGCTCTCGTGCCGACGATGGCGTTGGCAGGTTTCGGGGCAAACCAGAACTTCCCGTTCGGCGGGACCAGCATCCTGATCATCGTGGGTGTCGGTCTCGAGACCGTGAAGCAGATCGAGAGCCAGCTCCAGCAGCGCAATTACGAAGGGTTCCTCCGCTGA
- a CDS encoding adenylate kinase, producing the protein MRIVLVGPPGAGKGTQAAFLAMNLSIPHISTGDLFRANISRQTELGKLAKSYMDAGNLVPDEVTIAMAKDRMEQPDAENGFLLDGFPRNVSQAEALDELLETESMQLDAVLDLEVPEDEVVKRIAGRRICRNDSAHVFHVTYKQPAKDGVCDVCGGELYQRNDDSEETVRTRLEVYHTQTEPIIDYYKAQGLVVTISALGKVEDVTTRAMEALKRGEGDK; encoded by the coding sequence ATGCGTATCGTCCTCGTCGGGCCGCCGGGCGCCGGTAAGGGAACGCAGGCCGCGTTCCTGGCCATGAACCTGTCGATCCCGCACATCTCCACGGGCGACCTGTTCCGGGCCAACATCAGCCGGCAGACGGAACTCGGCAAACTGGCGAAGTCCTACATGGACGCGGGCAATCTCGTGCCCGACGAGGTCACCATCGCCATGGCGAAGGACCGCATGGAGCAGCCGGACGCCGAGAACGGTTTCCTGCTGGACGGCTTCCCCCGCAACGTGTCGCAGGCCGAGGCGCTCGACGAGCTCCTCGAGACCGAGAGCATGCAGCTCGACGCGGTGCTGGACCTGGAGGTCCCCGAGGACGAGGTGGTCAAGCGGATCGCCGGCCGCCGCATCTGCCGTAACGACTCCGCCCACGTCTTCCACGTGACGTACAAGCAGCCGGCCAAGGACGGCGTCTGCGACGTCTGCGGCGGTGAGCTGTACCAGCGCAACGACGACTCCGAGGAGACGGTCCGGACGCGCCTGGAGGTCTACCACACCCAGACCGAGCCGATCATCGACTACTACAAGGCCCAGGGCCTGGTGGTCACGATCTCGGCGCTCGGCAAGGTCGAGGACGTCACGACTCGCGCCATGGAGGCGCTGAAGCGTGGCGAGGGCGACAAGTAG
- the map gene encoding type I methionyl aminopeptidase: MVQIKSPEQIAKMREAGLVVAAIHAATREAAVPGATTKDLDQVARKVLAEHNAKPNFLGYGGFPATICTSVNEVVVHGIPSDDVVLKDGDVISIDCGAIIDGWHGDAAFTAFVGSGHSPELVELSRVTEESMWAGIAAMKQGNRLVDVSRAIETYIRRQPKPGGGKYGIIEDYGGHGIGTEMHMDPHLLNYVDRRRGKGPKLVPGFCLAIEPMVSLGTPKTEVLSDDWTVITTDGTWSSHWEHSVALTEEGPLVLTAPDGGKAKLAELGVVAAPDPLG; encoded by the coding sequence ATGGTGCAGATCAAAAGCCCCGAGCAGATCGCCAAGATGCGTGAGGCGGGGCTGGTCGTCGCCGCCATTCACGCGGCGACCCGTGAGGCCGCCGTACCCGGGGCCACGACGAAGGATCTGGACCAGGTCGCCCGCAAGGTGCTCGCCGAGCACAACGCCAAGCCGAACTTCCTCGGCTACGGCGGCTTCCCGGCGACGATCTGCACGTCGGTGAACGAGGTCGTCGTCCACGGCATCCCGTCCGACGACGTCGTCCTCAAGGACGGGGACGTCATCTCCATCGACTGCGGCGCGATCATCGACGGCTGGCACGGCGACGCGGCCTTCACGGCCTTCGTCGGGTCCGGTCACTCCCCGGAGCTGGTCGAGCTCTCGCGGGTGACCGAGGAGTCGATGTGGGCCGGCATCGCCGCGATGAAGCAGGGTAACCGCCTGGTCGACGTCTCCCGGGCCATCGAGACGTACATCCGCCGCCAGCCCAAGCCGGGCGGCGGCAAGTACGGGATCATCGAGGACTACGGCGGGCACGGCATCGGCACCGAGATGCACATGGACCCGCACCTGCTGAACTACGTCGACCGGCGGCGCGGCAAGGGCCCGAAGCTGGTGCCCGGCTTCTGCCTCGCGATCGAGCCGATGGTGTCGCTGGGGACGCCGAAGACGGAGGTCCTGTCGGACGACTGGACCGTCATTACGACTGACGGCACCTGGTCGTCCCACTGGGAGCACTCCGTTGCTCTGACGGAAGAGGGGCCGTTGGTGCTGACGGCTCCCGACGGTGGGAAGGCGAAGCTGGCGGAGCTTGGCGTTGTCGCTGCTCCGGACCCGCTGGGCTGA
- the infA gene encoding translation initiation factor IF-1, translated as MAKKQGAIEIEGTVVESLPNAMFKVELQNGHQVLAHISGKMRMHYIRILPDDRVVVELSPYDLTRGRIVYRYK; from the coding sequence GTGGCCAAGAAGCAAGGTGCCATCGAGATCGAGGGCACTGTCGTCGAGTCTCTTCCGAACGCCATGTTCAAGGTCGAGCTCCAGAACGGCCACCAGGTCCTGGCACACATCAGCGGCAAGATGCGCATGCACTACATCCGCATCCTCCCTGACGACCGGGTCGTGGTGGAGCTGTCTCCGTACGACCTGACCCGTGGCCGGATCGTCTACCGCTACAAGTAG
- the rpmJ gene encoding 50S ribosomal protein L36, with protein sequence MKVKPSVKKICDKCRVIRRHGRVMVICDNPRHKQRQG encoded by the coding sequence ATGAAGGTCAAGCCGAGCGTCAAGAAGATCTGCGACAAGTGCAGGGTGATCCGCCGTCACGGCCGGGTCATGGTCATCTGCGACAACCCGCGCCACAAGCAGCGCCAGGGCTGA
- the rpsM gene encoding 30S ribosomal protein S13 gives MARVSGVDIPREKRVEIALTYVFGIGRTLSQQTLAATGVDPNTRVRDLSEEQLVAIREYVDNNIKTEGDLRREIQADIRRKVEIGTYQGLRHRRGLPVRGQRTSTNARTRKGPRRAIAGKKKPGKK, from the coding sequence ATGGCACGCGTTTCCGGTGTTGACATCCCGCGCGAAAAGCGCGTGGAGATCGCCCTCACCTACGTGTTCGGCATCGGCCGGACTCTCTCCCAGCAGACGCTGGCCGCCACCGGCGTGGACCCGAACACCCGTGTTCGGGACCTCTCCGAGGAGCAGCTGGTCGCGATCCGCGAGTACGTCGACAACAACATCAAGACCGAGGGTGACCTCCGTCGCGAGATCCAGGCCGACATCCGCCGCAAGGTCGAGATCGGTACCTACCAGGGTCTGCGTCACCGTCGTGGTCTGCCCGTCCGCGGTCAGCGCACCAGCACCAACGCTCGTACCCGCAAGGGTCCGCGTCGCGCCATCGCCGGCAAGAAGAAGCCGGGCAAGAAGTAG
- the rpsK gene encoding 30S ribosomal protein S11 codes for MPPKGRQGAAKKVRRKEKKNVAHGHAHIKSTFNNTIVSITDPSGNVISWASAGHVGFKGSRKSTPFAAQMAAESAARRAQEHGMRKVDVFVKGPGSGRETAIRSLQATGLEVGSIQDVTPTPHNGCRPPKRRRV; via the coding sequence ATGCCCCCCAAGGGTCGTCAGGGCGCTGCCAAGAAGGTGCGCCGCAAGGAAAAGAAGAACGTCGCTCACGGCCACGCGCACATCAAGAGCACGTTCAACAACACGATCGTCTCGATCACGGACCCGTCCGGCAACGTGATCTCCTGGGCCTCCGCCGGCCACGTCGGCTTCAAGGGCTCCCGGAAGTCCACGCCGTTCGCCGCGCAGATGGCCGCCGAGTCGGCTGCCCGCCGCGCCCAGGAGCACGGCATGCGCAAGGTCGACGTCTTCGTCAAGGGCCCGGGCTCCGGTCGTGAGACCGCGATCCGCTCCCTGCAGGCCACCGGCCTGGAGGTCGGCTCGATCCAGGACGTCACGCCGACCCCGCACAACGGCTGCCGTCCGCCCAAGCGCCGCCGCGTCTGA
- a CDS encoding DNA-directed RNA polymerase subunit alpha: MLIAQRPSLTEEVVDEFRSRFVIEPLEPGFGYTLGNSLRRTLLSSIPGAAVTSIRIDGVLHEFTTVPGVKEDVTDLILNIKQLVVSSEHDEPVVMYLRKQGPGLVTAADIAPPAGVEVHNPDLVLATLNGKGKLEMELTVERGRGYVSAVQNKQVGQEIGRIPVDSIYSPVLKVTYKVEATRVEQRTDFDKLIVDVETKQAMRPRDAMASAGKTLVELFGLARELNIDAEGIDMGPSPTDAALAADLALPIEELELTVRSYNCLKREGIHSVGELVARSEADLLDIRNFGAKSIDEVKAKLAGMGLALKDSPPGFDPTAAADAFGADDDADAGFVETEQY; encoded by the coding sequence ATGCTGATCGCTCAGCGTCCCTCGTTGACCGAAGAGGTCGTCGACGAATTCCGCTCCCGGTTCGTGATCGAGCCGCTGGAGCCGGGCTTCGGTTACACCCTCGGCAACTCCCTGCGCCGGACCCTCCTCTCCTCGATCCCGGGTGCGGCGGTCACGTCCATCCGCATCGACGGCGTGCTGCACGAGTTCACCACCGTGCCGGGCGTCAAGGAGGACGTCACCGACCTGATCCTCAACATCAAGCAGCTGGTCGTCTCCTCGGAGCACGACGAGCCGGTCGTGATGTACCTGCGCAAGCAGGGCCCGGGTCTGGTCACCGCCGCCGACATCGCGCCCCCGGCCGGTGTCGAGGTGCACAACCCCGACCTCGTCCTCGCCACGCTCAACGGCAAGGGCAAGCTGGAGATGGAGCTCACGGTCGAGCGTGGCCGCGGTTACGTCTCCGCCGTGCAGAACAAGCAGGTCGGTCAGGAGATCGGGCGCATCCCGGTCGACTCGATCTACTCGCCGGTTCTCAAGGTCACGTACAAGGTCGAGGCCACGCGTGTCGAGCAGCGGACCGACTTCGACAAGCTGATCGTCGACGTCGAGACCAAGCAGGCCATGCGCCCGCGTGACGCCATGGCGTCCGCCGGTAAGACCCTGGTCGAGCTGTTCGGTCTCGCCCGCGAGCTGAACATCGACGCCGAGGGCATCGACATGGGCCCGTCCCCCACGGACGCCGCCCTGGCCGCCGATCTGGCGCTGCCGATCGAGGAGCTGGAGCTCACCGTTCGGTCGTACAACTGCCTCAAGCGCGAGGGCATCCACTCCGTGGGTGAGCTCGTGGCCCGTTCCGAGGCGGACCTGCTCGACATCCGCAACTTCGGTGCGAAGTCGATCGACGAGGTCAAGGCGAAGCTGGCGGGTATGGGCCTCGCGCTCAAGGACTCGCCTCCCGGGTTCGACCCGACCGCTGCGGCCGACGCCTTCGGTGCGGACGACGACGCGGACGCCGGGTTCGTGGAGACCGAGCAGTACTGA
- the rplQ gene encoding 50S ribosomal protein L17, producing the protein MPKPTKGARMGGSAAHEKLMLANLAKSLFEHGRITTTEAKARKLRPYAERLVTKAKKGDLHNRRQVLQVITDKSIVHTLFTEIGPRYENRPGGYTRITKIGNRRGDNAPMAVIELVEALTVAQEATGEAEAATKRAAKDAEAAEAQVDTTKAEDAEESKDA; encoded by the coding sequence ATGCCGAAGCCCACCAAGGGTGCCCGTATGGGCGGCAGCGCCGCGCACGAGAAGCTGATGCTCGCGAACCTCGCGAAGTCGCTCTTCGAGCACGGCCGCATCACCACCACCGAGGCGAAGGCCCGCAAGCTGCGGCCGTACGCCGAGCGTCTGGTCACCAAGGCGAAGAAGGGCGACCTTCACAACCGCCGTCAGGTGCTCCAGGTCATCACGGACAAGAGCATCGTGCACACGCTCTTCACCGAGATCGGCCCGCGCTACGAGAACCGTCCGGGTGGCTACACCCGCATCACCAAGATCGGTAACCGCCGTGGCGACAACGCGCCCATGGCTGTCATCGAGCTGGTCGAGGCTCTGACGGTGGCGCAGGAGGCGACGGGCGAGGCCGAGGCCGCGACCAAGCGCGCCGCCAAGGACGCCGAGGCTGCCGAGGCTCAGGTCGACACGACCAAGGCCGAGGACGCCGAGGA